In one window of Bemisia tabaci chromosome 4, PGI_BMITA_v3 DNA:
- the Npc1a gene encoding NPC intracellular cholesterol transporter 1 — MSGGPSPLLQLSLLCVFVAGSVYGEGKCVWYGECGLNDARQSLNCAYDGPPKPFSNASSLSVLRKFCPSLLRENPDAKEFCCDDTQLQTLSTNVKIVSSFLNRCPSCMSSFMEGICAIACSPVQAQFINVTRTQPASPSKPDVPVVTEIDVYMSNTYLNGVFDSCKQVSMPSSGQLVLDFMCGSWGASRCTPHKWFRFMGRREQNPFVPFNINYFSSDEPIKGFLPFNGTIIPCNAAAHPGGRPCSCLDCEASCPRPTKTEQPAPKKVESSSRVKSILFLFASTLSIMVAFWGITYVTQFYKQKKNFTEDDVMKKLGDKLEICLENIFYQIGLVCATYRFLTLIVCGIICLCLGAGIFQLRVTIDPVELWAAPLSQSRIEKEYFDKHFQPFYRAQQVIIKAVDLPPVQHFTASGPVEYGPVFNKDFLMAVKKLQDQIEMIGQPDEGLNKICSSPMATPDSPPSTVSKCLIFSIWGYYQNSEETFEDLSTTDPDGYEINYLDHFKACSQNTLNPLCLAPYGGPVDPGVVLGGFLKKGELLTKTTSYTNASAVTISILINNHYDKSKLGPALKWEKRFIDFMQNWTMNEKPSFMDVSFFSERSIEDVLESESRSEIVTVAVSYGIMFIYIATALGKITSFSRLLVDSKITLGFGGIIIVLISVVCSVGLFGYLQVPATLIILEVIPFLVLAVGVDNMFIIAQKHQRVQRHQTETSEQHTARVLSIVGPSILLTSVSEFCCFIIGSLSGMPAVKAFALYAAFALLINFILQITCFISLLQIDASRYQVGRLDVLCCFFSNDTKNALSDGPLYRFFKKFYSPFILSGPMRKIVMVVFFIWFSFAISLVPSINVGLEQELAMPEDSYVHKYLKSLNSYLAIGPPTYFVLTEGLDLAKTDVQNAICGGPSCDSDSLTSQIYVASRMVNETFISKPAMSWLDDYYDWLSVPGCCWQHSNSSFCPNTDALTKGCHQCDITLDPSLNRPNSYIFQQYLSYYLQDNPSITCSKGGHAPYAAGVNLEVKDNKGFVGANYFMAFHKILKTSQDYTAALQGARKVAENITAMIHSKIPNSENVQVFPYSFFYVFYEQYLTMWQDTLSSLSSSLVAIFVVTFVLMGFNVLSSVITVLTIVMIIASMGALMFLWDVSLNAISLVNLVMAVGISVEFCSHMVHAFTVSEESSAVQRAVDALNNSGSSIFSGITLTKFGGIIVLGFARSQIFRVFYFRMYLGIVLFGAAHGLIFLPVLLSYIGPSALGQKVSMESEMVKVPSDPMASQKINLTANGTNNHAEP, encoded by the exons ATGCGAAGGAGTTCTGCTGCGACGATACGCAGCTGCAGACTCTGAGTACGAACGTGAAAATAGTCTCGAGTTTCTTGAACCGATGTCCAAGTTGCATGAGTTCGTTCATGGAGGGCATTTGCGCCATCGCTTGCAGCCCCGTCCAAGCTCAGTTCATCAACGTGACGCGCACACAGCCCGCTTCACCCTCGAAGCCCG ATGTTCCTGTAGTCACCGAAATTGACGTCTATATGTCAAACACATACCTAAATGGTGTTTTTGACTCTTGCAAACAAGTGTCAATGCCCTCATCTGGTCAGCTTGTCCTGGATTTCATGTGTGGATCCTGGGGTGCCTCTCGATGCACACCTCACAA GTGGTTTAGATTCATGGGGCGCAGAGAGCAAAATCCATTCGTCCCTTTCAACATTAACTATTTTTCCTCTGACGAGCCAATCAAGGGTTTCTTGCCGTTCAATGGTACCATCATTCCTTGCAACGCAGCCGCTCAT CCTGGTGGAAGACCTTGCAGTTGTCTTGATTGTGAGGCAAGTTGTCCACGGCCAACGAAAACAGAACAACCGGCTCCCAAAAAAGTAGAGAGCTCATCGAGGGTCAAGTCAATACTCTTTTTATTTGCCTCCACTTTGAGTATCATGGTAGCTTTCTGGGGAATCACTTATGTCACACAATttt ataagcagAAAAAGAATTTTACAGAGGATGATGTTATGAAAAAACTTGGGGACAAGCTAGAGATAtgtttagaaaatattttttaccaaATTGGACTgg TTTGTGCAACATACCGTTTCTTGACTCTTATTGTATGCGGAATCATTTGTTTGTGTCTTGGCGCTGGGATTTTCCAACTGAGAGTAACGATAGATCCAGTTGAGCTGTGGGCTGCACCCCTAAGTCAATCACGAATCGAAAAGGAGTATTTTGACAAACACTTCCAACCGTTCTATCGTGCTCAGCAAGTTATTATCAAAGCAGTGGACCTTCCTCCG gttCAGCATTTTACTGCATCTGGTCCTGTTGAATATGGACCAGTATTCAACAAAGACTTCCTGATGGCAGTGAAAAAACTGCAAGATCAAATTGAAATG ATCGGTCAACCTGACGAAGGATTGAATAAAATATGTTCCTCTCCAATGGCGACTCCCGATTCACCACCCTCGACAGTTAGCAAATGTTTGATCTTCAGTATCTGGGGTTACTATCAAAATAGTGAGGAGACGTTCGAAGACTTGTCTACCACTGACCCAGATGGATACGAAATAAACTATCTTGATCATTTCAAAGCATGCTCCCA GAACACTTTGAATCCTCTTTGTTTAGCGCCTTACGGTGGACCTGTGGACCCCGGAGTTGTCCTAGGCGGGTTTCTCAAAAAAGGAGAACTACTCACGAAAACAACCTCCTACACCAATGCATCTGCTGTCACGATCTCAATCCTCATAAACAATCACTATGACAAGTCAAAACTAGGTCCTGCTTTAAAGTGGGAAAAACG CTTTATAGACTTCATGCAAAACTGGACAATGAATGAAAAGCCATCGTTTATGGACGTCTCGTTTTTCTCTGAAAGATCAATTGAAGATGTTCTTGAGAGTGAATCACGTTCCGAAATTGTGACTGTTGCAGTCAGTTATGGAATAATGTTCATTTACATAGCTACTGCTCTTGGAAAAATTACTAGTTTTTCGCGTCTATTA GTTGACAGCAAAATAACTCTTGGATTCGGAGGGATTATTATTGTTTTGATCTCTGTTGTCTGTTCTGTTGGTTTGTTTGGATACCTTCAGGTTCCTGCCACGCTTATCATTCTTGAG gTGATTCCTTTCCTGGTACTTGCTGTTGGTGTGGATAACATGTTCATAATTGCACAAAAACATCAGCGGGTTCAGCGTCACCAAACTGAAACGTCAGAACAGCACACAGCTAGAGTTCTCTCAATAGTGGGGCCGTCAATATTGCTGACAAGTGTCTCTGAGTTTTGCTGCTTTATTATCg gaAGCTTATCTGGTATGCCAGCTGTAAAAGCGTTTGCTCTTTATGCCGCATTTGCActtctaattaattttattcttcAGATAACCTGTTTTATCAGTTTGCTTCAAATTGATGCATCACGCTACCAG gTTGGACGCTTGGATGTACTTTGTTGCTTTTTCTCAAACGATACGAAAAATGCTCTGTCTGATGGACCGTTatacagatttttcaaaaaattctactcGCCTTTCATCTTAAGTGGGCCCATGAGGAAGATTGTAATGGTTGTATTTTTCATCTGGTTCAGTTTTGCTATCTCTTTGGTACCTTCAATCAATGTCGGATTGGAGCAGGAATTGGCGATGCCTGAAGATTCTTACGTCCACAAATATCTGAAG TCATTGAACTCATATTTGGCAATTGGACCTCCGACTTACTTCGTGCTGACCGAAGGCTTGGACCTTGCCAAAACTGACGTTCAGAATGCTATTTGCGGAGGACCATCCTGTGATTCTGATTCGCTAACATCTCAGATATATGTGGCCTCTAGAATGGTCAATGA GACTTTCATAAGTAAGCCTGCAATGTCCTGGTTAGATGACTACTATGATTGGTTGAGCGTTCCAGGTTGTTGCTGGCAACACTCCAATAGTTCTTTCTGCCCGAACACCG ATGCCTTGACTAAAGGTTGTCATCAATGTGACATCACCCTGGATCCAAGTTTGAATCGACCAAACTCATACATTTTCCAACAATATTTGAGCTATTACCTTCAAGATAATCCGTCGATTACATGCTCTAAAGGTGGACATGCTCCTTATGCTGCG GGTGTCAACCTTGAAGTAAAGGATAATAAAGGATTTGTCGGTGCAAACTATTTTATGgcattccataaaattttgaaaacatcgcAAGACTACACTGCAGCACTACAAGGAGCTCGgaaagtagctgaaaatattacAGCCATGATACACTCGAAAATTCCGAACAGTGAAAATGTACAGGTCTTCCCATACAG CTTTTTCTACGTTTTTTACGAGCAATATTTGACGATGTGGCAAGATACCCTGTCAAGCCTCTCTTCCTCTCTTGTGGCTATCTTTGTAGTTACTTTTGTTCTGATGGGCTTCAATGTCTTATCCTCTGTTATCACAGTTCTTACGATTGTAATGATCATAGCAAGCATGGGAGCGCTCATGTTTTTGTGGGATGTGTCCCTCAACGCCATTTCATTGGTTAATCTAGTCATG GCTGTAGGAATATCTGTAGAATTCTGCAGTCATATGGTGCATGCATTCACTGTCTCTGAAGAATCCAGCGCTGTCCAGCGAGCTGTTGATGCCCTGAATAATAGTGGATCATCG ATATTTTCCGGCATTACCTTAACTAAATTTGGCGGAATCATAGTACTTGGATTTGCCAGATCTCAAATCTTTCGGGTTTTTTACTTTAGAATGTACTTAGGCATAGTTTTGTTTGGTGCAGCCCATGGCCTCATCTTTTTACCCGTGCTTCTCAGTTATATAg gTCCAAGCGCACTTGGTCAGAAGGTGAGCATGGAAAGTGAAATGGTCAAGGTGCCAAGTGATCCCATGGCAAGTCAGAAAATAAATCTAACCGCAAACGGAACCAACAATCATGCAGAACCATAA